Proteins encoded by one window of Haliotis asinina isolate JCU_RB_2024 chromosome 6, JCU_Hal_asi_v2, whole genome shotgun sequence:
- the LOC137287720 gene encoding uncharacterized protein, whose product MIHTANTVDTPNGYTTDHSMIHTANTVDTPNGYTTDHSMIHTANTVDTPNGYTTDHSMIHTANTVDTPNGYTTDHSMIHTANTVDTPNGYTTDHSMIHTANTVDTPNGYTTDHSMIHTANTVDTPNGYTTDHSMIHTANTVDTPNGYTTDHSMIHTANTVDTPNGHTTDHSMIHTANTVDTPNGYTTDHSMIHTANAKETSIDYTTENAMIPKLM is encoded by the coding sequence ATGATTCACACAGCTAATACAGTAGATACGCCCAATGGTTACACAACAGATCACTCCATGATTCACACAGCTAATACAGTAGATACGCCCAATGGTTACACAACAGATCACTCCATGATTCACACAGCTAATACAGTAGATACGCCCAATGGTTACACAACAGATCACTCCATGATTCACACAGCTAATACAGTAGATACGCCCAATGGTTACACAACAGATCACTCCATGATTCACACAGCTAATACAGTAGATACGCCCAATGGTTACACAACAGATCACTCCATGATTCACACAGCTAATACAGTAGATACGCCCAATGGTTACACAACAGATCACTCCATGATTCACACAGCTAATACAGTAGATACGCCCAATGGTTACACAACAGATCACTCCATGATTCACACAGCTAATACAGTAGATACGCCCAATGGTTACACAACAGATCACTCCATGATTCACACAGCTAATACAGTAGATACGCCCAATGGTCACACAACAGATCACTCCATGATTCACACAGCTAATACAGTAGATACGCCCAATGGTTACACAACAGATCACTCCATGATTCACACAGCTAATGCAAAAGAGACATCTATTGATTACACAACAGAAAACGCCATGATCCCAAAGCTAATGTAA